ACCCAAAAGAATTCCGATTACCAATAATCCGGCAGCATGAAACATTTGATATGTAACACCGGTCTTCCATATTTCCAGATATTTCGGCTCAATTTTCCCTTCCAGTCCATGAGCCCCAAAAGCTCCTAAAGCTACGGATAAAAAAGCATTAATCGCTCCTAGTAATATAAAAAGCTTCATTTTTCTTCCCTTCTTTTCCATATTGAATTTTCATTGAACTTTTTTCACTGCATACAGATTTTAAAAATCGAAAATTGACTCACCATTTGCGTCATCTTCCATTTCCATTCGCCGAGGCTGCTGTACGTTTATTTTTCCTGACGGAGAGGCAGAAACAAACTTGGCAGCTTCCACCTCTGTCGGCCATTCGGTTTCTGACTCTTCTAAAATCAAGTCACACATCGTTTTAATCGCATAAATTTTTTCCCTAACCAATGAAACGGATGAAACATTTTTTGCCGCCTGTAATTCCTTTTCTATCTTACCAAGCATTTTCTGTATAGAAATATTCATATTTCCACCTCATTAAACGGTTCCAAAAATTGAGTTTTCATCAAACAATACTATTCTTTTCGTTCATATTTCAGGCAAGCCCGGCCGGAAGCGCGAAAAACTTCAACAGAAGGAAGGTTTCTTGTTTTAAATTGAAATGCTT
The window above is part of the Bacillus methanolicus genome. Proteins encoded here:
- a CDS encoding uracil-DNA glycosylase; the protein is MEKRKINCVKCSHFYVTWDPNFPRGCKAFQFKTRNLPSVEVFRASGRACLKYERKE
- a CDS encoding YwdI family protein; its protein translation is MNISIQKMLGKIEKELQAAKNVSSVSLVREKIYAIKTMCDLILEESETEWPTEVEAAKFVSASPSGKINVQQPRRMEMEDDANGESIFDF